One window of Myxocyprinus asiaticus isolate MX2 ecotype Aquarium Trade chromosome 4, UBuf_Myxa_2, whole genome shotgun sequence genomic DNA carries:
- the LOC127436171 gene encoding suppressor APC domain-containing protein 2-like, with product MVVSRVGPRGLDADESVGPAVWAAYTTVFIPLSSSLFSSKASSFYVWLKQMKELEQEKDSLLAGLDLLERAKEWYQTQIHNVTETQRQVGQSHHATEFFTCQSRLDVLLPKLQEVTRCLNNLISFSRTALQSVSLLSVSGSCSAPPAPPQAIHILKEQNRLLTQEVTEKSERITQLEQEKSALIKQLFEARARNVHDSSVLDSTFI from the exons ATGGTGGTCAGTCGTGTCGGGCCCCGGGGCCTGGACGCTGATGAATCTGTGGGGCCGGCCGTGTGGGCCGCGTACACCACCGTCTTCATCCCTCTGAGCAGCAGCCTGTTCTCCAGCAAAGCCTCGAGCTTCTACGTCTGG TTAAAGCAGATGAAGGAGCTGGAACAGGAGAAAGATTCTCTTCTGGCTGGGCTGGACCTGTTAGAGAGAGCCAAAGAATGGTACCAGACCCAGATCCATAATGTCACTGAGACACAGAGACAAGTTGGCCAGAGTCATCACGCAACT GAGTTCTTCACTTGTCAGAGTCGGTTGGATGTTCTTCTGCCTAAATTACAGGAAGTGACACGCTGTCTGAATAATTTGATTTCATTCTCGAGGACG GCGCTCCAATCCGTGAGCTTACTGTCTGTCAGCGGCTCCTGCAGTGCTCCTCCTGCTCCTCCTCAGGCCATCCACATACTGAAGGAGCAGAACCGACTCCTCACACAG GAAGTTACAGAGAAAAGTGAGCGCATCACTCAGCTGGAGCAGGAGAAATCTGCTCTGATCAAGCAGCTGTTTGAGGCTCGAGCGCGCAACGTTCACGACAGCAGCGTGCTCGACTCCACCTTCATCTAA
- the LOC127435399 gene encoding proteinase-activated receptor 3-like codes for MSMFHFINSSLLIISHRPLNASLAEETVYATCAHMPAVILFYLVLQFINMSLGIPANIIVLWLIHKNKGDSSTSDIFIVQLAVLDTFFCLIPPLELANIVFLTTDSTWYVLRFIYGVKDSSPLFLSCICLDRYMAVLHPITFTKLKDKRHRSVCAGVVWLVTLVYATAKCVGNIPNFEKAFTGMILAAFAFMVFCNISILWALRQSAPGRDERHPVKKKAFKMVIIILAIIVLNYFPPVALFPFQDYFSPDVFRCYIHYIAFGFMDVSSSIQPVLYLSREQLPKVPVCC; via the coding sequence ATGTCAATGTTCCACTTCATCAATTCTTCCCTCCTCATCATCAGTCACCGGCCGCTGAACGCCTCGCTGGCGGAGGAGACCGTGTATGCCACCTGTGCCCACATGCCCGCTGTCATACTTTTCTACCTGGTACTGCAGTTCATCAACATGTCCCTCGGGATCCCGGCGAACATCATAGTTCTGTGGCTCATTCACAAGAATAAAGGCGACTCGTCCACGTCCGACATCTTCATCGTGCAACTGGCCGTACTGGACACGTTCTTCTGCCTCATTCCTCCTCTGGAACTCGCCAACATCGTCTTTCTGACCACCGACAGCACCTGGTACGTGCTGCGCTTCATCTACGGGGTCAAAGACTCGTCGCCGCTGTTCCTGTCATGCATCTGTCTGGACCGGTACATGGCCGTCCTGCACCCGATCACATTCACAAAGCTCAAAGACAAACGGCATCGCTCGGTTTGCGCCGGTGTCGTGTGGCTTGTTACTTTGGTTTACGCCACAGCAAAGTGTGTTGGAAACATTCCGAACTTTGAGAAAGCGTTCACCGGCATGATTCTGGCCGCGTTTGCCTTCATGGTGTTCTGTAATATCTCCATTCTGTGGGCACTCCGGCAGTCTGCTCCGGGACGCGATGAAAGACACCCTGTGAAGAAAAAGGCCTTTAAGATGGTCATCATCATCCTGGCCATCATCGTCTTGAACTACTTCCCACCGGTGGCTCTCTTTCCGTTCCAGGACTATTTCTCTCCGGATGTGTTCCGCTGTTATATTCACTATATCGCCTTTGGCTTCATGGACGTGAGCAGCAGCATCCAGCCAGTTCTGTATCTGTCCCGGGAACAGCTGCCCAAAGTGCCGGTGTGCTGCTGA